The Oncorhynchus keta strain PuntledgeMale-10-30-2019 unplaced genomic scaffold, Oket_V2 Un_contig_24859_pilon_pilon, whole genome shotgun sequence genomic interval CCCTCTTTAGTAATGAACTTAATGGGTTGGTCTGATGGCTCTGGTTTGGATGATTAGAGGGTTAAGCCGCTATTATTTACCGGTACTATAATACCGGGGAACTAACTATTAGACAGCTGATATTATGCATGATTAGAATTATGGTAATTTAGAGGCGAATAAATTGTATAATATGATTCATAATCATAACCAATAGCCTAGTCGTCCCCTAGTGAAATGaacttaaaataaaaaatatatatagcctACCAACCGGCCACCACATGACTAAACATCTGAAATAGGCCAAGCAGGTATTATTAATTAACTAAACAACATATCTCAGGTAGGCTAAGGGCTCAAACCTAAGCTACTTACCTCTGCGAACACGAACAGTGGCAGCACCAGCACTGCCAAGAGTAGGTCCGCAACAGCCAAACTCACAATGAAATAGTTTGTTGTAGTTTTTAAAGCTTTTTCCATGTAAACACTAAGACACACAAGCACATTTCCACCGATAATCACAATGATTAGCAATATCCCGAATATAAGAGCTGGAAAGTTGTAGTCTGGAGCCACGGCAGCAGCCACCGGCGGCGTCGTGTTGTTGAATTCGAAATCGGTGAAGTTGTCTGACATTGTCGCCTGGAGACAAATTCCCTCTGCGACGCCTTTTCCGTGCGAGAACGGCGTTACTGGAATGGGGTTTCATCTATGCATTATTCCCGGTCGTCCTGCAGCACGCGTGGTCCGGTGTCTGGTCTGTGCTAAAAATCGCTACGTTTCCTCTTCTTGAGTGAGACCCATCCAGGACtgatgtttttgttgttgcaggAGATCAGCACCAGACCCGCGGAGAGTCGTAGAGACAAATGTTTTCTGAATGCGCTTTCCGATTTCCCAAGAAAATGACTCTGAAATTCAAGCAATGCAGTTAGTGTCTCCTTCAAATATGTAGAAGCACCCAGACTAATTATATCATAGTTTAAACGTTTTTCCTGGACCCCGGCGGTTTAGACCAGCTTGTGCCTGAGTGCTTAATAGAGGTGAGGTTGtttcagcagacagacaggttgtgtaGGTAAGCGACCTGAACGGACAAATCAGCGACACAGTTCTATATATCCAACGGCCCAAAGCTGCTTAGATCTGACGGTTGACTTTTGCCCCTCAAGTTGCATGGCACGATGAAGAAGATtcaaaactttaaaaaaaaagacaTCTGACCTTATCCGCCTGTTCCAAAAAATAAAAAGCGCGTTAAGTGCGACGGAAAGTTTGTGGCTTTCATTGAATTGGCTAAACGAGAGTAGTTCTCAAGCGATTAAACGAGGATTTTCATCAATGACATTTAATCCCGTTGACGACGCGCAGCGCTAATGCATTCTGCCTGCACGCAGTGAATCGTGTCATTGTTGAGTGGAATGCCGggctcccagagagagagagacagagagagagagacagagagacagagagacagagagagacagagagagagagagacagagagagagagacagagagagagacagatagagagacagatagagagagagacagagagagagagacagagagagagagagagagagagagaccgatagacagagagagagacagagagagagagacagagagagagacagatagagagagagacagacagagagagacagagagagagagacagagacagagagagagagatagtagaacaccaaataatgcctgcagatcagaattaggccgatacccactaatgatcaaaatccagaaaagagccgttaaattctataaccacctaaaaggaagcgattcacaaaccttccacaacaaagccatcacctacagagagatgaacctggagaagagtcccctaaacacgctggtcctggggctctgttcacaaacacaaacacaggacaacagcacaattagacccaaccaaatcatgagaaaacaaaaagataattacttgacacattggaaagaactaacaaaaacacagagcaaactagaatgctatttggccctaaacagagagcacacagtggcagaatacctgaccactgtgactgacccaaaattaaggaaagctttgactatgtacagactcagtgagcatagccttgctattgagaaaggccgccataggcagacatggctctcaagagaagacaggctat includes:
- the LOC127922176 gene encoding D(4) dopamine receptor-like, with the protein product MSDNFTDFEFNNTTPPVAAAVAPDYNFPALIFGILLIIVIIGGNVLVCLSVYMEKALKTTTNYFIVSLAVADLLLAVLVLPLFVFAEFQGGVWSLDMMLCDGLMSMDVMLCTASIFNLCAISVDRLPSCVIINSPNYPHRVQD